A genomic window from Agrobacterium larrymoorei includes:
- the kdpA gene encoding potassium-transporting ATPase subunit KdpA — protein MTILGWLQISLLFIAVLLVIKPLGLYMAHVFNGERTWLTPILAPIERGLYAAAGVDLKKEQSWLGYTLSMLAFSIASFLALYGILRLQAFLPFNPQGFGNVEPGLAFNTAVSFVTNTNWQNYAGEATMSNFSQMAGLTVQNFLSAAVGMALAIAFTRAFVRSQASTLGNFWVDMTRATLYVLLPIAVIVALAFVAMGLPQTMDASVTATTLEGSQQVISLGPVASQEAIKQLGTNGGGFFNANAAHPFENPTALANYLNIFAMLAISAAFIYTFGQMVGSRRQGWVLLSAMAVLLIAGVATVYWAESAGNPILTSIGVDAAQGNMEGKEVRFGQAMTALYAAVTTGLSDGGVNGMLGSFTGLGGLAPMFLIQLGEVLPGGVGSGLYGMLVFALLSVFVAGLMVGRTPEFLGKKIEGREMKFAMLAVLILPTVILGFTAVSAMLPFAVASIGTAGPHGLSEILYAFTSAAGNNGSAFGGLSGNTGWYNTTLGISMLLGRFAYVVPVMAIAGSLAAKVRVPASSGTFPTDGPLFVGLLIGIILILGGLQFFPALALGPIVEHFAMLAGQTF, from the coding sequence ATGACAATTCTCGGGTGGCTGCAGATCAGCCTCCTTTTCATCGCCGTGCTTCTGGTTATCAAACCGCTCGGCCTTTACATGGCGCATGTGTTCAATGGTGAGCGGACCTGGTTGACGCCGATCCTCGCTCCCATCGAACGCGGTCTTTACGCCGCGGCAGGCGTTGACCTCAAGAAGGAGCAGAGCTGGCTTGGCTACACGCTGTCCATGCTCGCCTTCTCCATTGCCAGCTTTCTCGCACTCTATGGCATCCTGCGGCTCCAGGCTTTCCTCCCTTTCAATCCGCAGGGTTTTGGCAATGTGGAGCCGGGCCTTGCCTTCAACACTGCCGTCAGCTTCGTGACCAACACCAACTGGCAGAACTATGCCGGCGAGGCGACGATGAGCAACTTCAGCCAGATGGCTGGATTGACGGTGCAGAACTTCCTTTCTGCTGCGGTCGGTATGGCCCTTGCCATTGCTTTTACTCGCGCCTTCGTCCGCTCGCAGGCCAGCACGCTCGGCAATTTCTGGGTCGATATGACACGCGCCACGCTCTATGTGCTGCTGCCGATTGCGGTCATCGTCGCGCTCGCCTTCGTGGCGATGGGCTTGCCGCAGACGATGGATGCCAGCGTCACGGCGACCACGCTTGAGGGAAGCCAGCAGGTCATCTCGCTCGGGCCCGTTGCCAGCCAGGAAGCGATCAAGCAGCTCGGCACCAATGGTGGCGGCTTCTTCAACGCCAATGCCGCCCATCCCTTCGAGAACCCGACAGCGCTTGCCAACTATCTCAACATATTCGCGATGCTCGCCATTTCAGCGGCCTTTATCTACACCTTCGGCCAGATGGTCGGCAGCCGCCGCCAGGGCTGGGTGTTGCTCTCCGCAATGGCCGTTCTGCTGATCGCGGGCGTTGCTACCGTCTACTGGGCCGAAAGTGCCGGCAATCCAATCCTGACCTCCATCGGCGTCGATGCCGCACAGGGCAATATGGAGGGCAAGGAAGTCCGCTTCGGCCAGGCCATGACCGCACTTTATGCGGCTGTTACCACAGGTCTCTCGGATGGCGGCGTCAACGGCATGCTCGGTTCCTTCACCGGGCTTGGCGGCTTGGCTCCGATGTTCCTTATCCAGCTTGGCGAGGTTCTGCCGGGCGGCGTCGGTTCCGGTCTCTATGGCATGCTCGTTTTTGCGCTTCTGTCCGTCTTCGTCGCGGGTCTGATGGTCGGTCGCACACCAGAATTCCTCGGCAAGAAGATCGAGGGTCGCGAGATGAAATTCGCCATGCTGGCGGTTCTCATCCTCCCCACCGTCATTCTCGGTTTCACCGCCGTTTCCGCCATGCTGCCTTTTGCCGTTGCCAGCATCGGCACCGCCGGTCCACACGGGCTTTCGGAAATCCTCTATGCCTTCACCTCTGCGGCCGGCAATAACGGTTCAGCTTTCGGTGGACTTTCCGGCAATACCGGCTGGTACAACACCACGCTCGGCATCTCGATGCTGCTTGGCCGCTTCGCCTATGTCGTACCGGTCATGGCGATTGCCGGATCGCTTGCCGCCAAAGTCCGAGTTCCGGCCTCCAGCGGTACCTTTCCAACGGACGGCCCTCTGTTTGTCGGCCTTCTCATCGGCATCATCCTCATTCTCGGCGGGCTGCAATTCTTCCCCGCACTCGCACTCGGCCCCATCGTCGAACATTTCGCGATGCTTGCCGGCCAGACTTTCTAG
- the kdpF gene encoding K(+)-transporting ATPase subunit F: protein MLEPIFGLVVAIALGVYLIITLLRPERF from the coding sequence ATGCTGGAACCCATCTTCGGCCTCGTCGTGGCGATTGCGCTCGGCGTCTACCTCATCATCACCCTGCTGCGTCCGGAACGCTTCTAA